The genome window AGACACCCGATTTTAAATTCCGGATGTTTTAACAGCAGTTCAATAATCCCGACGCCGCCATACCCCGTCGCTCCAACAACTTTTACACTCTTCATTTAAATCCTCACTGGGCACATGTTCAAAAATCAGATTAATATAGACCCTTGCAGTTTTGTGCCAAGCCTTAAAAATCAGAGGAGTGTGGTGAAAATCGGAGTGATTTCAGATACGCATGGACAGATCGATCTGGCGCTTTCCGCCGCGCGCGAATTTATTTTTCGCGGCGTTGACGCCGTTGTTCATTGCGGCGATATCGGCACCGGCGCGGTGCTGTTGGAAATGGCGGTACTGTTTAGTGCATTGGATATTCCGATCTATGCCGTTATCGGCAACTGCGATCTGCAGTCTGCCGCGTATGAAGTTGTGGAAACCGCCGGTGTAAAAATTCCCGGTCGTTTTGCCGACTTGAATTTTGCCGGACACCGCGTCGCCGTGCTGCATGGCGACGATGAACAGCGCTTTGAAACCACCGTGAATTCCGGCGACTATGATTATATCTTTTTTGGGCATTCCCATGCACGGCACGACGAAACTGCAGGAAAAACACGGTTGGTGAATCCCGGCAGCGCCGGGCGCGGCATGCATCCGTCCGGCGCCGTTGTCGATCTGGGATCAGGTGATGTTTCGTTTTTTACCATTCGGCGGTGAAGCATGCGCGCTTGATGATATTCGGTCGCCGGCTTTCCTCTGCGTATTTTTTGCGTATCTGCCTTTTCCTTGTTTTGCATTGTAAAGTTAAGTGTGGTTCAGTGTATTCGCGGTTAACCAATGAAAGAGAGTAATTATGGAAAATCCACCGGTCGCCTATGAAAATCTTAAATTTTTGAACAGTGACGCCTGCCGTTCAGCGCGCCTCGGGCTTGAGTATCTGCATCCCGAAATTGTAATGAATGAACACCGGATCAAATCAACGCTCGTTCTTTTCGGCAGTGCCCGCATTCCGGCGCCGGAACACGCCGGCAGCGCAGTGAACAAACATCTGGCAGAATTCACGCCGTATTATGAAGAGGCGCGCAAACTGGCGGAAATCATCAGCTGTGAATCGCAAACTGAACATGGATGCGAATTTGTCATCATCACCGGCGGCGGCGGCGGAATTATGGAAGCCGGCAACCGCGGCGCAAAAGATGCCGGTTGTAAATCGATTGCACTGAACATCACTCTGCCGCACGAACAGAAACCGAATCCGTATGTCACCGAAGATCTCTGTTTCCGCTTTCACTATTTCAATATGCGCAAAATGCACTTCATGCGCCGCGCGAAAGCCGTCTGCATTTTTCCGGGCGGTTTCGGAACACTCGATGAGCTGTTTGAGATGTTAACCCTGATTCAAACCGGAAAAATTCCGCCGATACCCGTCATTCTTTTTGGCACTGAATTCTGGAAAAAACTCATTGATTGGGACTGTCTGGTCGAAAGCGGACTCATCAGTCCTGAGGATGTCCGCATTTTTACTTTCTGCGAGGACGCCGAAGAGGCCTGCAAAATCATTAAAGATTTTTATGCATCAGAAGGCATCAGGCATTGAAGCGCACAGGTGCCGGCATCATGTTCGTCCGGTGCCTGAAACTATGAGCCCGGTGCCAGTGTCCATAATAAATAAATACTCATCGCAAGAGTAAGCGCAGTTTTAAAAAACAGCACAAACAGTTTTGCCCAGACAGTGCCCCAGGCAATATGCAGCGCCGGTGAATGCTGTTTCAACCGCACCCATTCCGTAAAAAACGCGCCGGCAAAGGAGCCGATTAAAATTCCGGCAATTGTTCCCAGCACCGGAAAAATGCCGCTGCCGATGAATGCGCCGGCAAGGCCGCCAATCATTGCAATAAAACCGGCAAGCGCGGAACCGGCACGTTTTTTAACGCCGAGATATCCGGCGATCGCTTCAAAAATTTCAGCAACAGCACAAAGCACCGTAAACAAGATTAGGATACCGGTGCCGGGAGCTCCGGTGCTCATATGCGCGATGACGCCGGCGGCGAGCACCAGCCATGTGCCGGAAAATGCAAGACTGGACATCAGCAGTCCGGTCATACAAAACATCACAGCGATAATAAATAATATGGTTTCCATGTGCCGGACTTCAGCATGCGTTTACTGTTTTTGCAAAATCATTTACCGGTAAAGATCGGCGGCAGTCTGTAAAAGCATACTTCCTGCTGCTCTTTTTGATTTGTGAACAGTGATATTATTTGCAGACGGTTCTTGCCCCGAAAATATCCGATCCAATGCGAATATAGGTGGCGCCCTCTTCGATGGCGATTTCAAAATCGTGCGACATCCCCATGGATAGCTCCGGCAGCGGTGTGCCGGTCTCATCCTGCAGACGGTCGCGCAGTGCGCGCAGCGCCGCGAAATGTGTGCGCGCTTTTTCGACATCGGGTGTGAACGGCGGAATAGTCATTAACCCGTGAACCTCAATCCGTGCACTTTGATTTGCGGCTTCAATCAGCGTCGCTGCTTCATCCGGCGCGCAACCGGATTTAGACCCTTCGCCGGAAACATTCACCTGGATTAAAACCGGCAGCGGCAGTGCGCTATACTCGTCGAGTGTTTGAATCAGTTTGACGGAATCAACGGAATGGATCATCCGGAAAATACCGGATGCAGCGATGCGCGCTTTGTTGCTCTGCAAATGGCCGATCAAATGCCAATGCAGATTCGGCGGACACATCGGAATTTTAAGCTGCGCCTCCTGCACTTTATTTTCACCGAATACAATCTGTCCGGCGGCGGCGGCCTCTATGACAGCGTCCGCCGGTTTTGTTTTTGAAACGGCGACGAGTTTAATTTCGCTCTGCGCGCGTCCGGCTTTTGCGCATGCCGCGACAATGCGCTGTTCAACTGCTTTTAAATTTTCGGAGATCATCTTTAACCACTAATCTGCACTAATTTTATTTTTAACCACAGAATACACTGAAAACACAGAATCCGTGTGTTCGATGTATTCCGTGATGAATATTTATGTTTTCGCAATAAGTTTTATCACCAGCATTTCGAGGATCATTTCCTGAGGCACGCCGCTGGAGAAGAGTTGTTCGTGTGTTTCCAGCAGATATTTCTGCCTTACACGTAATTCATCCGCCGTAAAATTTTTTGCCTGTTTGCCCAGTTTGGATGTACGGAACCAGTGCGTATCGCGCGGGTCAGACGGAAACTGTGCGAACATGCGTTCCATTTCAGGGTCGTTCGACCACTGCACGGACGCCGCGCCAAATCCGCTGCCGATTTTCAGCCAGCCCTGATCAATATAGGCGCGATATTGCATCATATTCTGAAACTGTCCTTCCACGGCGAACATGATAGCCACCGGCGCTTCATTTTGAAAAATCAACTGCCGCAAAATGCGGAGGGCTTCATCGAGCCGGCGTTCACCGAGTGCATCAGTAAAATCCCAGCCGACCGCTTCGGCAGAGGATGAAGTAATCGCTTGTACATCCTCTGCGGTAATTTCCTTGCGATCGCCGATATAGAGCTCCAGCTTTTCCGCTTCCATCGCGAGCTGACGCGTGTCCATACCGACTTTGTCCAAAAACAGATCGAGCGCGTCTTCAGGAATCCGGCAATTTACATCCGTAAACATTTTTTTAGCGCGCTCACGGATCAGCGGACGTTTTTTGTAATTCTGTTCCGGTAGATCATAGACTTCAACTTTGCCGGCGGCCTCGCAAATTTTATAAAATGCCGACCGCCGGTCGATGCCCGGCGCAGAAATAATGAGATGATGTCCGTCCGGCAGCCCCTTTTGAATATCGCCCGCCAGCGTGTTGAGCAGATTCTTGACGGCATCATTTTTGCTGATAATTTTATCTTTGAAAATTGTAACATTGCACAGCCAGACGGTTTTCTGTCCGCCGAACAGTCCGGCCGTGCGAATGGCACCGATGCATGTTTTTAACGCCGCGATCGCGTCGTCAATCGTCTTGACATCGCCGTTCACTGTTTCAAGTCCGAGCACCTGCTCACTTGCGGGACAAAGCGCCTCGACAGCCGTACGCGCATTCACGCTCACCAGATATTCATCTGCTCCAACGATCAGTTTTACAGCCACGGCAACATTCCTTCATTGCTTTATTCCGCCATTTTAATCATAAAATACATACATGAGCAACACACACGACGATGGAATGACGCGTCCGCTCTGGGCGCCGTGGCGCATCGACTATATTCGCGGCGCAAAAACCGGCGGCTGTTTTCTCTGCCGCTATTTTTCCGAAACAAACGACCGTGAAAATTTAGTTCTATATCGCGGAAAATTCTGCGCTGTAGTCATGAACCGCTTCCCATACAGTAGCGGCCACCTGCTCGTTACCCCGTTGCGGCACACCGCCACGCCGGAAGATTTTTCCGGCAATGAGGCGGCGGAAATGCATCAGCTCATCGTAAAATCATTGCAGGTGCTGCGTGAAACAATGGCTCCGGAAGGATTCAACATCGGATTCAATCTCGGACAGGCCGCCGGCGCCGGACTGCGCGATCATGTGCATCAGCACATCGTCCCGCGCTGGAACGGCGATACAAATTTTATTCCTGTGCTCGGCGGTCCGCGCGTCATTCCCGAAGCCCTGCTCGCAACTTACGATCTGCTCGCCGGAAAATTTTAACAGCGAAATATAGTATTTTAAAATAACATTGTCAGACTCTTGATCTTTGTGGCATCGCGCGCTCATCAAAGCCTATACGATGGATTTGCGGGAACGGATCGCGGCCTTTGTCAAAAACGGCGGATCGAAAGTTGAGGCAGCTAAACGGTTTCATGTCGGGCGGCGCACCGTCTATCGGTACCTCCAATGCCGCCGGAACGCTCGAGCCCAGGCAGAACTGGGGACATTGGCGTACGCTTGATCCGGACGCGCTCCGGCATGAGGTGGAAAAGGATCCCGACGCCACGCTCGAGGAGTCCGGAGAACGCCTTGGGGTCCATTTCACGACCGTCTGGCACGGACTGAAAAGGCAGAACCTCACATTAAAAATCGGGCGCTACCTCGAACGGGATGAGGTGCAACGCTGACTGTTCCAGCGGGAACTCGACCGTCTGAGAGACCGTCCGGTGTACTTTCTCGACGAAAGCGGCATGGACCACTGCCTGTACCGGCCCTGCGCCCGTTCACCGCAGGGCCAGCCGGTCTATACGGATGTTGCTAGAGGGCAGCGTGGACGAACCAGTATCATCTCCGCATCCCGCAACGGACGCCTGGTGAGTCCGATGACCTTTGAAAGACATTATAACAGTGCCGTAGTGGATGCCTGCTTTTCAGATGTCCTGTTGCCTTCCATTCCCCCAGGCAGTGCCATCGTTCTGGACAATGCAAGCTTCTATGCAGGCTCTCCACACAGGCGCTCGTGGAAGCCGGTGGTTGTACGTTGATGTTCCTGCCTCCATACCTCCTCCCGACTTAAATCCGTTCGAGCATCTCTGGGCCTCAAGATATCAATCTGTAAAGGGCTCAAAGACACGGAGGACAAGGTTAACTACATTACAGAAATGTGTCTGTGTTATTGCTAAAGATTATATCATTGGAAAATTTTATCATTTTGGTACACAACTTATTCCGCAACCGAAGTAAAAACGGTTGTCATACCTTAACTCATAAAGATTTCAATACTTCGGCATATTCCAACAAACCGGCGGGATCGTTCATTTCATCCGTATCGTTTTTCAAATCGTAAAGTCTGGCCGAGTAGTGCCCTTGTATAAAAATTGCAAACATCGTACTCATTCCTTTATTTTGGCGTTATCGAAGTTTCATTGTGCGAAACAAAAATGCGGTGGCGTTGACCGTGCCACTCAACAGAAAATTCAATACTCTTCCAGTGCGACGGCAGCGACGGTTTCAGTGTAATTCCGCTTTCGTCCGCATTCAGTCCTGCAAAGCCGAACACTGCACTCATCCATGCGCCGCCGTTTGCCGCCGGATGTGTTCCGCCAATATACTGCGGACCGATGTACCGTTTCGACTGTCCCGTCAAATCCACCGTCGCCGTTTTCATGAAATAGTTATACGCCCAGTCCGGTCTGCCGATTTCTGCCGCGACCATTGCGTACATGCACGCACTCAGACTTGATCCGTGCTCTGTGCGCGGCTCATAATATTCCCAGTTCGCCTGTTTGATTCCTGGTGAATATTCGTTACGGAATAGATAGAGCATCTGAATTACGTCAGCCTGTTTCAAAATCTGTGTGGCAACGGCAGGGCCGTTACCGCCACCGAGATATTCTGTCGGGTCAAGCATGCGCGCTTTCACCTCGCTGAGCGTTATGTCTTCTAATTTTTTATAGTTATCAAACTGAGGAATAATTCCGGCGGCATCCGGCGCCGGAATATAAAGTTTTTCAGCAAAGTCACGCCAGTTATCAAGCTCTGCTGAAAATTCTATTTTCTCATCCAGCGCCGCGAAAAATTCCGGTGCGCGTTCTTCTAGCATCTCCAGCATGGCAAGAGTCGATTCCATCGTGTGTTTCGCCATCCGGTTGGTGAACGCGTTATTGTTCACACGCTCGTGATATTCATCCGGACCGACGACATCAAGCAGCTCATAACGCGATTTATCTTTTTTATAATATGCATATGAAAAGAAGAAACGCGCACATTCAATCATCAACTCCGCCGCACCGGCGGTGAAAATTGAAAAATCGCCGGTTTGTTTAAAATACTGATCCACCGCGTAAACCATATCGGCGCTGACGTGAATCTGTTTGTCACGAAAATAGGTACGCATCGGACGGCCAGTAAAAACGTCGGTGACGTTAAAATATGAGCATGCATCGTCGCCGGTTTCCTGACTTTCCCATGCGAAAAATGCGCCACGAAATCCAAGCTCTGCTGCTTTACGGCGCGCGCCGTCAAGTGTATGACAACGGTATAAAATCAGATTACGTGCCACTGCCGGATCGATCAGCGAAAATACCGGTGTCATGAACATTTCCGTGTCCCAAAAAACCGCGCCTTTGTATACTTGTCCAGAGAGACCGCGCGCCGGAATTGAAAGACGGTCTGAATGGCGCGGCGCGACAAGTAACAGTTGATACAAACTGTACCGCAGTGCGAATTGCGCTTCGTCATCACCGGAAATTTTAACATCACAGCGCTTCCACAGTGTTTCCCATTGCGCGGCATGTGCAGCTTTCAGCCGCTCATAGCCCGCCTCTTTTGCTCGACGGCTGTTCGCGCGTGCTGTTTCCAGCGGGTTGTCGCAATCCAGTGAAGTATAAATCGAAATATATTTATTAAACGCGTTCTTTCCGATCCACTCTGTTTCAGTGCAGACTGCAATCAGAACCCCCTGCTCGCCGGTTTTCACCAGAACATGATTTTCAGATTGCTCAACGCACTGAAAATGCGGACCGTTGATATCCCATACATCTGAGTTGATCGATGTTTTGACCGGCATCGTGGATCTATATCTCAAGCAAATCAGATGGATATCATCCATTGAGACAAACCGCTCTGCTTCCACGTTACCGTTTTCATATTCGGTCTTGCGCGACAGGATGCCATGGCGAATATTAAGCGACTGTTCGTGCGCAAGAATATTTCCGGCGTTTCCCACCGTTGTAAACAACCCGTTCGGCGCATTCACCGGTTCACGCCATTTCCCGGGAACCTGATCATATACGCCGTTTAGAATGCACGCGGTCAGTTCTTCTTTCGTGTGTTCTTCCAGTGTGCCGCGATAACCCATATAGCCGTTGCCGAGCATGAAACGGCTGCCGTTCAGCCTAATCTCTTCCAGAGAATATCCTTCTGTTTTATAAACCCACATTATATCCTCAGTTAAAAAATTCATACACATCCGCCAGGGAAAAACATGTCATGTCACGGTAAACCACGTCCGCATTTGTCAGAATTTTTTCATCGCCGATCCCCATTGTGCGCATTCCCGCTGTTTGCGCCGCTTCAATTCCGGCAAACGCATCTTCAATTACTAAACACTCTTCTGGCGCCAGTCCGAAGCGGGTCTGTGCCAATATAAAAATTTCAGGGTCGGGCTTCGGCTTTGTCACGTCCGCTCCGCCGAACACCGCATCGAAATAATCATTCAACTCAAGCAGATCGATTATCATTCCGGCGCTTTTACTGGCGGAACAAACTGCACATCGAATCCCGGCGGCGTTCAGCTCATTTAAAAAATCCAGTACACCCGGCAGAATTTCCGACGGAGTCAGCTGTTTTACCATCGCGACATAACGGCTGTTTTTTTCATCCGCAAACGCTTCTTTTTTGATACCGGAATATTTTTTCTCCGCGCGCTCCAGAATAATTTCCAGCGACGCCATCCGGCTGACGCCTTTCAGCCGTTCATTGATGTCTTCGTCAAAATAGATTCCAAGTTTATCTGCCAGCTCTTTCCACGCGATATAATGATATTTTGCCGTGTTAACAATTACGCCATCCAAATCAAACAAAACGGCCTTAAGACTCACGCTACACCTGTGTCAGTTGTATAGTTTTAATTTCAAAAGGACGGAATGGCAGATTCAGCACGCTGTCCTCCGGAAAATTTCCAAGACATTTTATCGGTTCTTCAAGCAGATTGACTTCCGCCGCATTAACCGCACACCGGAATTTCATCTCCGCCGTACCGGAATTTCCTTTGCATTCGTAGAGCCGCAAAATCAGGTCGTCAGAATCTTCGGCTTT of Kiritimatiellales bacterium contains these proteins:
- a CDS encoding HIT domain-containing protein, giving the protein MSNTHDDGMTRPLWAPWRIDYIRGAKTGGCFLCRYFSETNDRENLVLYRGKFCAVVMNRFPYSSGHLLVTPLRHTATPEDFSGNEAAEMHQLIVKSLQVLRETMAPEGFNIGFNLGQAAGAGLRDHVHQHIVPRWNGDTNFIPVLGGPRVIPEALLATYDLLAGKF
- a CDS encoding LOG family protein encodes the protein MENPPVAYENLKFLNSDACRSARLGLEYLHPEIVMNEHRIKSTLVLFGSARIPAPEHAGSAVNKHLAEFTPYYEEARKLAEIISCESQTEHGCEFVIITGGGGGIMEAGNRGAKDAGCKSIALNITLPHEQKPNPYVTEDLCFRFHYFNMRKMHFMRRAKAVCIFPGGFGTLDELFEMLTLIQTGKIPPIPVILFGTEFWKKLIDWDCLVESGLISPEDVRIFTFCEDAEEACKIIKDFYASEGIRH
- a CDS encoding YggS family pyridoxal phosphate-dependent enzyme, giving the protein MISENLKAVEQRIVAACAKAGRAQSEIKLVAVSKTKPADAVIEAAAAGQIVFGENKVQEAQLKIPMCPPNLHWHLIGHLQSNKARIAASGIFRMIHSVDSVKLIQTLDEYSALPLPVLIQVNVSGEGSKSGCAPDEAATLIEAANQSARIEVHGLMTIPPFTPDVEKARTHFAALRALRDRLQDETGTPLPELSMGMSHDFEIAIEEGATYIRIGSDIFGARTVCK
- a CDS encoding YfcE family phosphodiesterase, which gives rise to MVKIGVISDTHGQIDLALSAAREFIFRGVDAVVHCGDIGTGAVLLEMAVLFSALDIPIYAVIGNCDLQSAAYEVVETAGVKIPGRFADLNFAGHRVAVLHGDDEQRFETTVNSGDYDYIFFGHSHARHDETAGKTRLVNPGSAGRGMHPSGAVVDLGSGDVSFFTIRR
- a CDS encoding IS630 transposase-related protein, which translates into the protein MSKTADRKLRQLNGFMSGGAPSIGTSNAAGTLEPRQNWGHWRTLDPDALRHEVEKDPDATLEESGERLGVHFTTVWHGLKRQNLTLKIGRYLERDEVQR
- a CDS encoding glycosyl hydrolase family 65 protein, with product MNFLTEDIMWVYKTEGYSLEEIRLNGSRFMLGNGYMGYRGTLEEHTKEELTACILNGVYDQVPGKWREPVNAPNGLFTTVGNAGNILAHEQSLNIRHGILSRKTEYENGNVEAERFVSMDDIHLICLRYRSTMPVKTSINSDVWDINGPHFQCVEQSENHVLVKTGEQGVLIAVCTETEWIGKNAFNKYISIYTSLDCDNPLETARANSRRAKEAGYERLKAAHAAQWETLWKRCDVKISGDDEAQFALRYSLYQLLLVAPRHSDRLSIPARGLSGQVYKGAVFWDTEMFMTPVFSLIDPAVARNLILYRCHTLDGARRKAAELGFRGAFFAWESQETGDDACSYFNVTDVFTGRPMRTYFRDKQIHVSADMVYAVDQYFKQTGDFSIFTAGAAELMIECARFFFSYAYYKKDKSRYELLDVVGPDEYHERVNNNAFTNRMAKHTMESTLAMLEMLEERAPEFFAALDEKIEFSAELDNWRDFAEKLYIPAPDAAGIIPQFDNYKKLEDITLSEVKARMLDPTEYLGGGNGPAVATQILKQADVIQMLYLFRNEYSPGIKQANWEYYEPRTEHGSSLSACMYAMVAAEIGRPDWAYNYFMKTATVDLTGQSKRYIGPQYIGGTHPAANGGAWMSAVFGFAGLNADESGITLKPSLPSHWKSIEFSVEWHGQRHRIFVSHNETSITPK
- the holA gene encoding DNA polymerase III subunit delta, which translates into the protein MAVKLIVGADEYLVSVNARTAVEALCPASEQVLGLETVNGDVKTIDDAIAALKTCIGAIRTAGLFGGQKTVWLCNVTIFKDKIISKNDAVKNLLNTLAGDIQKGLPDGHHLIISAPGIDRRSAFYKICEAAGKVEVYDLPEQNYKKRPLIRERAKKMFTDVNCRIPEDALDLFLDKVGMDTRQLAMEAEKLELYIGDRKEITAEDVQAITSSSAEAVGWDFTDALGERRLDEALRILRQLIFQNEAPVAIMFAVEGQFQNMMQYRAYIDQGWLKIGSGFGAASVQWSNDPEMERMFAQFPSDPRDTHWFRTSKLGKQAKNFTADELRVRQKYLLETHEQLFSSGVPQEMILEMLVIKLIAKT
- a CDS encoding DUF456 domain-containing protein, whose translation is METILFIIAVMFCMTGLLMSSLAFSGTWLVLAAGVIAHMSTGAPGTGILILFTVLCAVAEIFEAIAGYLGVKKRAGSALAGFIAMIGGLAGAFIGSGIFPVLGTIAGILIGSFAGAFFTEWVRLKQHSPALHIAWGTVWAKLFVLFFKTALTLAMSIYLLWTLAPGS
- the pgmB gene encoding beta-phosphoglucomutase, with amino-acid sequence MSLKAVLFDLDGVIVNTAKYHYIAWKELADKLGIYFDEDINERLKGVSRMASLEIILERAEKKYSGIKKEAFADEKNSRYVAMVKQLTPSEILPGVLDFLNELNAAGIRCAVCSASKSAGMIIDLLELNDYFDAVFGGADVTKPKPDPEIFILAQTRFGLAPEECLVIEDAFAGIEAAQTAGMRTMGIGDEKILTNADVVYRDMTCFSLADVYEFFN